One window from the genome of Hydra vulgaris chromosome 02, alternate assembly HydraT2T_AEP encodes:
- the LOC136077076 gene encoding uncharacterized protein LOC136077076, whose amino-acid sequence MPRKYNKHSVGKRAYNTCSNTILLKECIGAINEGMSIRQASKRFSIPRSTIHNKMKSKHKKCIGAPTIFTYDEEQLFSSRIKVMCDWGFPLNKLDVKMLVAGYLKSQNCTVKIFKNNIPGDDWVSSFMKRSQLTHRIASNIKRKRAAINKEQLKIHFDNIRLELEGVPPCNIWNYDETNLRDDPGNKKVVMKRGTKYPERIMISSKACFSVMFCGNGVGEILPPYTVFKSTHLYDLWIKHGPKNSRFNKTQSGWFDENTFEDWFFRTLLPCIKKQTGKKALIGNNLSSHLSHKVIHSCEKHNLRFICLLPNLTHLLQPLDVAFFAPLKKTWRSILLGWKLTSRGKKYATLPKEDFS is encoded by the coding sequence ATGCCTCGTAAATATAACAAGCATAGTGTTGGAAAACGTGCATACAACACCTGTTCTAATACCATTCTTTTGAAAGAGTGTATAGGTGCAATTAATGAAGGTATGTCTATTCGTCAAGCCTCAAAAAGGTTTAGTATACCAAGAAGCACTATACATAATAAAATGAAGTCAAagcataaaaaatgcattggTGCACCAACCATATTTACTTATGATGAGGAGCAGTTATTTTCATCTAGAATCAAGGTCATGTGTGATTGGGGATTTCCATTAAATAAACTTGATGTTAAAATGTTAGTAGCTGGTTATTTAAAATCGCAAAATTgtactgtaaaaatatttaaaaacaatattcctGGTGATGATTGGGTCTCAAGTTTTATGAAACGTTCACAGTTAACCCATAGAATAGCgtcaaatattaaaagaaaacgtGCAGCTATAAACAAAGagcaattaaaaattcattttgacaATATTAGACTTGAGCTTGAAGGAGTTCCACCTTGTAACATTTGGAATTATGATGAAACAAATTTGCGTGATGACcctggaaataaaaaagttgttatgaaACGTGGAACTAAGTACCCTGAGAGAATAATGATTAGCAGTAAAGCTTGTTTCTCTGTAATGTTTTGTGGAAATGGTGTTGGAGAAATTCTTCCACCATACACAGTTTTTAAAAGCACACATTTATACGATTTATGGATAAAACATGGTCCAAAAAATTCTCGCTTTAATAAAACCCAATCTGGCTGGTTtgatgaaaatacttttgaggaTTGGTTTTTTCGAACATTATTGCCATGCATCAAGAAACAAACTGGGAAAAAAGCATTAATAGGTAACAATCTCTCCTCCCATTTAAGTCATAAAGTTATTCATTCTTGTGAAAAACATAACCTTAGATTCATATGCCTTCTGCCCAATTTAACCCATTTACTTCAACCTCTTGATGTTGCATTCTTTGcaccattaaaaaaaacctgGAGAAGTATACTTCTGGGTTGGAAACTTACTTCGCGTGGTAAAAAATATGCAACGTTACCAAAAGAAGATTTCTCTTAG